The following coding sequences lie in one Apium graveolens cultivar Ventura chromosome 1, ASM990537v1, whole genome shotgun sequence genomic window:
- the LOC141666246 gene encoding serine/threonine-protein kinase SRK2A-like has product MDKYELVKDIGSGNFGVARLMSNKETKELVAVKFIERGLKIDENVAREIINHRSLGHPNIIRFKELVLTPTHLGIVMEYAAGGELFERIVSAGRFSEDEARYFFQQLISGVDYCHSMQICHRDLKLENTLLDGSPAPRLKICDFGYSKSSVLHSRPKSTVGTPAYIAPEVLSRKEYDGKMADVWSCGATLYVMLVGGYPFEDQADPKNFRKTIQRIMAVQYKFPDYVHVSQDCKHLLSRIFVASTNRRITIKEIKKHPWFLKNLPRELTEAAQVKYYRKENPAFSLQSVDDIMKIVEEAKNPPPVSRSIGWGEEDEDKDVEADVEDDDDEEDEYDKQVKEAHKSGEVPALT; this is encoded by the exons ATGGACAAGTATGAGCTAGTGAAAGATATTGGGTCTGGGAATTTTGGGGTTGCAAGGCTTATGAGTAATAAAGAAACTAAAGAGCTTGTTGCTGTGAAGTTTATTGAAAGAGGACTCAAg ATTGACGAGAATGTTGCAAGGGAGATTATAAATCATAGATCACTTGGGCACCCAAACATTATAAGATTTAAGGAG CTCGTACTTACCCCCACCCACCTTGGTATAGTCATGGAGTATGCAGCTGGTGGAGAGCTTTTCGAGCGCATAGTTAGTGCAGGAAGATTCAGCGAGGATgag GCTAGATACTTCTTCCAGCAGTTAATATCAGGAGTCGACTACTGTCATTCCATG CAAATATGTCATAGGGACCTAAAGCTGGAGAATACTCTCTTGGATGGGAGCCCTGCACCGCGTCTGAAAATTTGTGATTTTGGGTACTCAAAG TCCTCTGTGCTCCATTCAAGACCCAAGTCAACTGTTGGCACTCCAGCATACATTGCTCCAGAGGTTCTCTCCCGCAAAGAATATGATGGAAAG ATGGCAGATGTGTGGTCGTGTGGAGCAACACTGTATGTTATGTTGGTGGGAGGATACCCTTTTGAGGATCAGGCAGATCCGAAAAATTTTAGGAAGACTATTCAG CGGATAATGGCTGTTCAGTACAAGTTCCCTGACTATGTTCATGTTTCTCAAGATTGTAAACATCTTCTTTCTCGTATATTTGTTGCCAGCACAAACAGG AGGATCACAATTAAAGAAATAAAGAAGCATCCATGGTTTTTAAAGAACTTGCCGAGGGAACTAACAGAAGCAGCTCAGGTCAAGTACTACAGGAAGGAAAACCCGGCATTTTCTCTCCAAAGCGTGGACGACATAATGAAGATAGTGGAAGAGGCCAAGAACCCTCCTCCAGTTTCACGGTCTATTGGGTGGGGAGAGGAAGACGAGGACAAAGATGTAGAAGCTGACGTAGAGGACGATGATGATGAAGAGGATGAGTATGACAAGCAAGTGAAGGAAGCACATAAAAGTGGGGAAGTCCCTGCTCTTACATAA
- the LOC141666241 gene encoding xyloglucan 6-xylosyltransferase 1-like yields MLERWFGQRRSRRIHRIIRNSKLTLLCLVLTIVVLRGNLGAGKFGTPEQDLKEIRDTFTLYRKRSEPRRVLEQVTTVVETTSLGNSNNINSYGDLDITKLFVDDESDEIDDVNVNVPYSLGPKISDWDEKREEWLRNNPGFSNFVQPGKPRVLLVTGSAPKPCENPVGDHYLLKAIKNKIDYCRLHGIEVFYNMALLDAEMAGFWAKLPLIRKLLLSHPEVEFLWWMDSDAMFTDMAFEIPWKRYEDRNLIMHGWNEMVYDEKNWIGLNTGSFLLRNCQWSLDILDAWAPMGPKGKVRDEAGKVLTRELKDRPVFEADDQSAMVYLLASEKEKWAEKVYLENHYYLHGYWGILVDRYEEMIEKHKPGYGDHRWPLVTHFVGCKPCAKFGDYPVERCLKQMDRAFNFADNQILQMYGFEHKTLASRKVKRRKNETSNPLEKDELGLLHPAFKVVKVSSA; encoded by the coding sequence ATGTTGGAGCGTTGGTTCGGACAACGCCGGAGCCGGAGAATTCATCGGATTATTCGAAACAGCAAGCTCACGTTGTTATGTTTGGTTCTTACAATTGTTGTTTTGCGCGGGAATTTAGGTGCCGGAAAATTTGGTACGCCGGAGCAAGACTTGAAAGAGATAAGAGATACATTTACTCTTTACCGGAAAAGGTCGGAGCCTCGTCGTGTTCTTGAACAAGTCACAACTGTTGTCGAGACGACGTCGTTGGGTAATTCGAATAATATTAATAGTTATGGTGATCTTGATATTACTAAATTGTTTgttgatgatgaaagtgatgaaatTGATGATGTGAATGTGAATGTGCCTTATAGTCTTGGACCCAAGATTAGTGATTGGGATGAGAAAAGAGAGGAATGGTTGAGGAATAACCCGGGGTTTTCGAATTTTGTGCAACCAGGGAAACCCCGGGTTTTGTTGGTCACGGGGTCAGCCCCGAAACCTTGTGAGAATCCGGTTGGGGATCATTATTTGTTGAAAGCGATAAAGAATAAGATTGATTATTGTAGGTTACATGGGATTGAGGTTTTTTATAATATGGCATTGTTGGATGCTGAAATGGCTGGTTTTTGGGCTAAGCTACCGTTGATTCGGAAGCTTTTATTGTCACATCCTGAAGTTGAGTTTTTGTGGTGGATGGATAGTGACGCGATGTTCACGGATATGGCATTTGAGATTCCGTGGAAACGTTATGAGGATCGGAATTTGATTATGCATGGGTGGAATGAGATGGTGTATGATGAGAAGAATTGGATTGGATTGAATACGGGGAGCTTTTTGTTGAGGAATTGTCAGTGGTCTTTGGATATTTTGGATGCTTGGGCTCCGATGGGACCAAAAGGGAAGGTTAGAGATGAAGCAGGGAAGGTTTTGACAAGGGAGCTTAAAGATAGGCCAGTTTTCGAAGCTGATGATCAGTCTGCGATGGTGTATTTGTTGGCATCGGAGAAGGAGAAGTGGGCTGAAAAGGTATATCTTGAGAATCATTATTATTTACATGGGTATTGGGGGATTTTGGTTGATCGTTATGAGGAGATGATTGAAAAACACAAGCCTGGTTATGGTGATCATCGGTGGCCACTCGTTACACATTTTGTAGGGTGCAAGCCCTGTGCGAAGTTTGGTGATTATCCAGTGGAGAGGTGCTTGAAGCAGATGGATAGGGCATTTAATTTTGCGGATAATCAGATTCTGCAGATGTATGGTTTTGAACACAAAACACTTGCTAGTCGGAAAGTTAAGAGAAGAAAAAACGAAACCAGCAATCCTCTTGAGAAGGATGAGCTCGGGTTGCTTCATCCGGCGTTTAAAGTAGTCAAGGTGTCATCTGCTTGA